A genome region from Aliivibrio salmonicida LFI1238 includes the following:
- a CDS encoding DUF3301 domain-containing protein, translating into MENLFAILGLTFFCFLFWQQRRQSEFANQAIQHYCKKMELQLLSVARGSYGFRLPSGKKRLYTTYEFEFSSIGDDHYTGKLIMVGFKAAKFNLPPYRIDGEF; encoded by the coding sequence ATGGAGAATCTCTTTGCGATACTCGGCTTAACGTTTTTTTGCTTTCTATTTTGGCAGCAACGAAGACAATCAGAATTTGCTAACCAAGCAATTCAACATTATTGTAAAAAAATGGAATTACAGCTATTAAGTGTCGCAAGAGGCTCTTATGGTTTTCGTCTACCTAGTGGAAAAAAGCGCCTTTATACTACGTATGAATTTGAATTTTCTTCCATTGGTGATGATCACTATACGGGGAAATTGATCATGGTTGGATTTAAAGCCGCTAAATTTAATCTACCTCCATATCGTATTGATGGTGAGTTTTAA
- the truC gene encoding tRNA pseudouridine(65) synthase TruC, translating into MSENEEKPKPIELEIVYRDDDLIAINKPAGMLVHRSWLDKHETVFAMQTLRDQIGQHVFPLHRLDRPTSGILFFALSSAVAAQFSPLFASREIKKTYHAIVRGWIEEGDILDYPLKEQLDKIADKKASKDVEAKEAITEYKPLANVELPYSTGKFPTSRYCLMELKPHTGRKHQLRRHMAHLRHPIVGDTTHGDSKHNRLFQNNLDSHRLLLHASELSFIHPSTNKHVVIKASVGEKWNKLMADFGWEIEL; encoded by the coding sequence TTGAGCGAAAATGAAGAAAAACCAAAGCCGATTGAATTAGAGATCGTGTATCGTGATGACGATTTGATAGCCATTAATAAACCGGCAGGAATGCTTGTTCACCGCTCGTGGCTTGATAAACATGAAACCGTATTTGCGATGCAAACATTACGAGATCAAATTGGCCAACATGTTTTTCCATTACACCGCTTAGATAGACCTACATCTGGCATTTTGTTTTTTGCGTTATCAAGCGCGGTGGCTGCTCAATTTTCACCGTTATTTGCAAGTCGAGAAATTAAAAAAACGTATCATGCTATTGTGCGTGGCTGGATAGAAGAGGGGGATATTCTTGATTACCCACTTAAAGAACAATTAGATAAAATTGCGGATAAAAAGGCGTCAAAAGACGTTGAGGCAAAAGAAGCAATAACGGAATATAAACCCTTGGCTAACGTTGAATTACCCTATTCAACAGGTAAATTCCCAACCAGTCGATATTGCTTGATGGAATTAAAGCCGCATACAGGCAGAAAACATCAGCTACGTCGTCACATGGCGCATTTACGCCACCCAATTGTTGGGGATACGACTCATGGCGATAGCAAACATAATCGATTATTTCAAAATAATTTAGATAGTCACCGTTTATTATTACACGCGTCTGAATTGAGTTTCATTCATCCGAGCACGAATAAGCATGTTGTAATAAAAGCGAGTGTTGGTGAAAAGTGGAATAAACTAATGGCTGATTTTGGGTGGGAAATTGAGTTGTGA
- a CDS encoding DUF3549 family protein, which translates to MEQIYTLSQLIQQSNCEYAIYDLGRRVQRIDSKQFESIEAAQQPYLFPLQRHAHLAIAYWNETKQPWIWFLKLPLDERSLLQQADVGNFIKYVIEAIGVSLSSELNEDQQQNLSNNPYTFKPKDNKMAMFHSLLRADLKQPMSQYYEQAKTYLSGNNGWTNWQSVGVQGLADVCANLNKDNNSVALRNALTHLPNTVLYATLGCLEHIKLPEKLAQRQLEIINDLCDSDAADLFLLSAHIRALSGAPKKVLSEALAQILRSERLSHPEVLVAIAGRCWGGLEDIAIANQFLLRLAQTGDQQLFNQLFADLVMQPTLRMCMLQILHSDADSQLAQALVKLQQNTKSE; encoded by the coding sequence ATGGAACAGATTTATACGCTTAGCCAACTAATCCAACAGTCCAATTGTGAGTATGCTATTTATGATTTAGGTCGTCGTGTCCAACGCATTGACAGTAAACAATTTGAGTCAATTGAAGCGGCACAACAACCTTATCTTTTTCCTTTGCAACGTCATGCTCACTTAGCTATCGCTTATTGGAATGAAACAAAACAACCTTGGATTTGGTTTTTAAAACTACCTCTAGATGAACGCAGTCTGTTGCAACAAGCTGATGTAGGTAATTTTATTAAGTATGTAATTGAAGCGATTGGAGTCTCACTAAGCAGTGAGTTAAATGAAGATCAACAACAAAATCTGTCCAACAATCCATACACGTTTAAGCCTAAAGATAACAAGATGGCGATGTTTCATAGCCTCTTACGTGCTGACTTAAAACAGCCAATGAGTCAATATTACGAACAGGCGAAAACCTATCTTTCTGGCAATAATGGTTGGACTAATTGGCAATCGGTTGGCGTTCAAGGGTTAGCTGATGTATGTGCAAATCTAAATAAAGACAATAACTCAGTCGCACTGCGTAACGCATTAACCCACCTACCAAATACAGTTTTATACGCAACGCTAGGGTGCTTAGAGCACATTAAATTGCCAGAAAAACTAGCTCAAAGACAACTTGAAATCATTAATGATCTTTGCGACTCAGATGCTGCTGATTTATTTTTATTATCAGCCCACATTCGCGCCCTTTCTGGCGCACCTAAAAAGGTCCTTTCTGAAGCATTAGCTCAAATTCTACGTAGTGAACGATTAAGCCACCCTGAAGTATTAGTCGCAATTGCAGGGCGTTGCTGGGGAGGATTAGAAGACATTGCTATTGCGAATCAATTTTTACTTCGTTTGGCCCAAACCGGTGATCAGCAACTCTTTAATCAACTGTTTGCCGATCTCGTAATGCAACCAACATTACGTATGTGTATGTTACAAATTCTACACAGTGATGCCGACTCTCAACTGGCTCAAGCATTAGTCAAACTACAGCAAAATACGAAGAGTGAATAA
- a CDS encoding YqcC family protein: protein MTTSLSLTVLLKQLTEQLQHHGHWQTATPSLSALASTEPFAIDTLSSTEWLQWIFIPKMFILIENGHPLPKGFSIAPYIEEALKNQKGTTEIIGICQNIDKLGKIL, encoded by the coding sequence ATGACAACTTCATTATCATTAACGGTGTTATTAAAGCAGTTAACTGAGCAATTACAGCATCATGGTCATTGGCAGACAGCAACTCCGTCTTTGTCTGCGTTGGCGAGTACAGAACCTTTTGCTATTGATACGTTATCTTCAACAGAGTGGTTGCAGTGGATTTTTATCCCTAAGATGTTTATTTTAATCGAAAATGGGCACCCATTACCGAAAGGATTCTCTATCGCGCCTTATATCGAAGAAGCATTGAAAAATCAAAAAGGAACTACTGAGATCATCGGTATTTGCCAGAATATTGATAAGTTAGGTAAGATTTTGTGA
- the suhB gene encoding inositol-1-monophosphatase has translation MHPMLNIAIRTARKAGDFVAKSFEQTDKIETTKKGNNEFITNIENDAQYMLVDMIKKSYPDHSIISEESGLIEGRDADVQWIIDPLDGTTNFVKGIPHFAISIAVRIKGRTEVACVYDPIRNELFTAQRGSGAQRNNQRMRVQELKDMNETILATGLPYRQKQHAESYTKILGAMFVECSDIRSSGCPSLDLCYLAAARIDGFFALGLKPWEISAADLIARESGVICTDFTGNTDYMKTGNLVAGSPRMVKSMLKKIRDNGSEALTK, from the coding sequence ATGCATCCAATGCTAAATATTGCTATACGTACTGCGCGTAAAGCCGGTGACTTTGTTGCTAAATCTTTTGAGCAAACTGACAAAATTGAAACAACAAAAAAAGGCAATAATGAGTTTATTACGAACATCGAAAACGATGCTCAATATATGCTTGTTGATATGATCAAGAAATCTTACCCTGATCACAGCATCATTTCTGAAGAGTCTGGCCTAATCGAAGGCAGAGACGCTGACGTTCAATGGATCATTGACCCATTAGATGGCACTACTAACTTCGTTAAAGGTATCCCACACTTCGCTATCTCTATTGCGGTTCGCATTAAAGGTCGCACAGAAGTTGCTTGTGTATACGATCCAATCCGTAATGAATTATTCACAGCTCAACGTGGTTCTGGTGCTCAACGCAACAACCAACGTATGCGTGTGCAAGAATTAAAAGACATGAATGAAACCATTCTTGCAACAGGTCTTCCTTACCGTCAAAAACAACACGCTGAAAGCTACACAAAAATCCTAGGCGCAATGTTTGTTGAATGTTCTGATATCCGCAGTTCTGGTTGCCCTTCTCTAGATTTATGTTATTTAGCAGCAGCTCGTATTGATGGTTTCTTCGCTCTAGGTCTTAAGCCTTGGGAAATCTCAGCAGCAGACCTAATCGCTCGTGAATCTGGCGTTATCTGTACTGACTTCACTGGCAATACTGACTACATGAAAACAGGTAACCTAGTTGCTGGTAGCCCACGTATGGTTAAGTCTATGCTTAAAAAAATCCGTGACAACGGCAGCGAAGCTCTTACTAAATAG